The Nyctibius grandis isolate bNycGra1 chromosome 29, bNycGra1.pri, whole genome shotgun sequence genome window below encodes:
- the LOC137674462 gene encoding acylamino-acid-releasing enzyme-like isoform X6 codes for MALRAERGAEAAGGPAARYRELSQFPAVTRAALGAATGGQTFLLYTECSRPDLPRRRPLRFSRHYSLRRAGGHGLAASRAALSAEIHHQLLSQDSPTGQHRAVLSRCPRQGHELLEVWSSGGRSHSVDLTALGKHREVYTEGPFACLAWSHSETRLLYVAEKSRPKPQPPCPWDVPAEARPAEEDEDEEGDQFVYHEDWGEALSTRSMPVLCALDLASSSLSVLEGVPEHLSPGQALWSPGDRGVVFVGWWHEPFRLGLSACSNRRSAIFHLDLASGRCELLSAEHGAACSPRLSPDGRRLLYLEGDLGGPHRQCLRLRMLTWQTRQTVTVLDTVQEPTEAFAGLYGEALPPRCWAADSRRAVLGTPQRSRTDLLLVDTEAATVTNLTAGSPEGCWELLTFQWDLLVATCSAPHRPPSLVSRAVAPRGTARYDQAWHGMTRHTVAWHSKVVAELPPAGRELPLRWVPVEDTPTVPGVTWKTLTVRPPCGGQSPTAHGAQTFEALLLSPPGSTAPHPLVVCPHGGPHAVFDARWRPSMAVLCQLGFAVLLGRGGHPAGGGAGAAQRAPGPAPPGPAGRLPRSLHRPPPPRPRAPALPSLRPAQSRLQPARAVGHLRHPRLALHLLGAAVLLRAGAPC; via the exons ATGGCCCTGAGAGCCGAGCGGGGCGCAGAG gcAGCCGGCGGCCCTGCCGCCCGGTACCGGGAGCTGAGCCAGTTCCCTGCCGTCACCCGTGCggccctgggtgctgccacAGGGGGACAGACCTTCCTGCTCTACACCG AGTGCAGCCGGCCCGacctgccccgccgccggcccctgCGCTTCAGCCGCCACTACAGCCTGCGGCGCGCGGGCGGCCACGGCCTCGCCGCCAGCCGGGCAGCGCTCAGCGCGGAGATCCACCACCA GCTGCTCAGCCAGGACTCGCCCACGGGGCAGCACCGCGCCGTGCTCAGCCGCTGCCCGCGGCAGGGCCACGAGCTGCTGGAG GTGTGGAGCAGCGGCGGGCGCAGCCACAGCGTGGACCTCACGGCGCTGGGGAAGCACCGGGAGGTCTACACGGAGG GGCCCTTCGCCTGCCTGGCCTGGTCCCACTCGGAGACGCGGCTGCTCTACGTGGCCGAGAAGAGCCGACCCAAACCAcagcccccctgcccctggGATGTGCCGGCAGAAGCCAGGCCAGCGGAGGAGGACGAGGATGAGGAG GGCGACCAGTTCGTGTACCATGAGGACTGGGGGGAGGCCCTGAGCACCCGCAGCATGCCCGTCCTCTGCGCCCTGGACCTGGCGAGCAGCAGCCTCTCGGTGCTGGAGGGCGTCCCGGAGCACCTCTCCCCGGGCCAG GCCCTGTGGTCGCCTGGTGACCGCGGCGTGGTGTTCGTGGGCTGGTGGCACGAGCCCTTCCGCCTGGGGCTGAGCGCCTGCTCCAACAGGAG GTCGGCGATTTTCCACTTGGACCTGGCCAGCGGGCGCTGTG agctgctgtcgGCTGAGCACGGTGCCGCCTGCTCCCCACGGCTGAGCCCCGACGGCCGCCGCCTGCTCTACCTGGAGGGGGACCTGGGGGGGCCCCACCGGCAGTGCCTGCGCCTGCGCATG CTCACCTGGCAGACCAGGCAGACGGTGACGGTGCTCGACACGGTGCAGGAGCCCACAGAGG CCTTCGCTGGGCTCTACGGGGAGGCACTGCCGCCGCGGTGCTGGGCGGCCGACAGCCGGCGAGCCGTGCTGGGCACCCCACAGCGGAGCCGCACG GACCTGCTGCTCGTGGACACGGAGGCGGCCACTGTCACCAACCTGACGGCAG GGTCACCCGAagggtgctgggagctgctcaCCTTCCAGTGGGACCTGCTGGTGGCCACCTGCtcggccccgcaccgcccccccagcctggtgagcagagctgtggcacCACGCGGCACGGCACGGTATGACCAGGCATGGCACGGCATGACCAGGCACACCGTGGCATGGCACAGCAAG GTGGTGGCGGAGCTGCCACCGGCGGGCCGGGAGCTGCCCCTGCGCTGGGTGCCGGTGGAGGACACCCCGACAGTGCCCGGCGTCACCTGGAAGACCCTGACGGTCCGGCCGCCCTGCGGCGGGCAGAGCCCCACCGCGCACG GCGCCCAGACCTTCGAGGCCCTGCTGCTGAGCCCGCCGGGCAGCACGGCACCGCACCCGCTCGTCGTGTGTCCCCACG GTGGCCCCCACGCCGTCTTCGACGCCCGCTGGCGCCCAAGCATGGCCGTGCTGTGCCAGCTGGGCTTCGCCGTGCTCCTGG GACGTGGCGGACACCCAG CTGGCGGTGGAGCAGGCGCTGCGCAGCGAGCCCCTGGACCCGCACCGCCTGGCCCTGCTGGCCGGCTCCCACGGAGCCTTCATCGCCCTCCACCTCCTCGCCCGCGAGCCCCAGCGCTACCAAGCCTGCGCCCTGCGCAGTCCCGTCTCCAACCTGCCCGCGCTGTTGGGCACCTCCGACATCCCCGACTG GCGCTACACCTCCTTGGGGCTGCCGTACTCCTTCGAGCGGGTGCCCCGTGCTGA
- the LOC137674462 gene encoding acylamino-acid-releasing enzyme-like isoform X2, translated as MALRAERGAEAAGGPAARYRELSQFPAVTRAALGAATGGQTFLLYTECSRPDLPRRRPLRFSRHYSLRRAGGHGLAASRAALSAEIHHQLLSQDSPTGQHRAVLSRCPRQGHELLEVWSSGGRSHSVDLTALGKHREVYTEGPFACLAWSHSETRLLYVAEKSRPKPQPPCPWDVPAEARPAEEDEDEEGDQFVYHEDWGEALSTRSMPVLCALDLASSSLSVLEGVPEHLSPGQALWSPGDRGVVFVGWWHEPFRLGLSACSNRRSAIFHLDLASGRCELLSAEHGAACSPRLSPDGRRLLYLEGDLGGPHRQCLRLRMLTWQTRQTVTVLDTVQEPTEAFAGLYGEALPPRCWAADSRRAVLGTPQRSRTDLLLVDTEAATVTNLTAGSPEGCWELLTFQWDLLVATCSAPHRPPSLVSRAVAPRGTARYDQAWHGMTRHTVAWHSKVVAELPPAGRELPLRWVPVEDTPTVPGVTWKTLTVRPPCGGQSPTAHGAQTFEALLLSPPGSTAPHPLVVCPHGGPHAVFDARWRPSMAVLCQLGFAVLLVNYRGSLGFGQATISSLLSRVGEQDVADTQLAVEQALRSEPLDPHRLALLAGSHGAFIALHLLAREPQRYQACALRSPVSNLPALLGTSDIPDWRYTSLGLPYSFERVPRAEEVATMLLRSPIAQAARVRQGQDGCRALGAGARHHRRLCRRCRRRCCCAWAPGTGASAPRRRWSCTGCCGPGGCQRGCCGTRRAATHWLARRRRPMSLGTAPTGCSGTWGSPGRTSWASTALSTRGGPVAVLAPG; from the exons ATGGCCCTGAGAGCCGAGCGGGGCGCAGAG gcAGCCGGCGGCCCTGCCGCCCGGTACCGGGAGCTGAGCCAGTTCCCTGCCGTCACCCGTGCggccctgggtgctgccacAGGGGGACAGACCTTCCTGCTCTACACCG AGTGCAGCCGGCCCGacctgccccgccgccggcccctgCGCTTCAGCCGCCACTACAGCCTGCGGCGCGCGGGCGGCCACGGCCTCGCCGCCAGCCGGGCAGCGCTCAGCGCGGAGATCCACCACCA GCTGCTCAGCCAGGACTCGCCCACGGGGCAGCACCGCGCCGTGCTCAGCCGCTGCCCGCGGCAGGGCCACGAGCTGCTGGAG GTGTGGAGCAGCGGCGGGCGCAGCCACAGCGTGGACCTCACGGCGCTGGGGAAGCACCGGGAGGTCTACACGGAGG GGCCCTTCGCCTGCCTGGCCTGGTCCCACTCGGAGACGCGGCTGCTCTACGTGGCCGAGAAGAGCCGACCCAAACCAcagcccccctgcccctggGATGTGCCGGCAGAAGCCAGGCCAGCGGAGGAGGACGAGGATGAGGAG GGCGACCAGTTCGTGTACCATGAGGACTGGGGGGAGGCCCTGAGCACCCGCAGCATGCCCGTCCTCTGCGCCCTGGACCTGGCGAGCAGCAGCCTCTCGGTGCTGGAGGGCGTCCCGGAGCACCTCTCCCCGGGCCAG GCCCTGTGGTCGCCTGGTGACCGCGGCGTGGTGTTCGTGGGCTGGTGGCACGAGCCCTTCCGCCTGGGGCTGAGCGCCTGCTCCAACAGGAG GTCGGCGATTTTCCACTTGGACCTGGCCAGCGGGCGCTGTG agctgctgtcgGCTGAGCACGGTGCCGCCTGCTCCCCACGGCTGAGCCCCGACGGCCGCCGCCTGCTCTACCTGGAGGGGGACCTGGGGGGGCCCCACCGGCAGTGCCTGCGCCTGCGCATG CTCACCTGGCAGACCAGGCAGACGGTGACGGTGCTCGACACGGTGCAGGAGCCCACAGAGG CCTTCGCTGGGCTCTACGGGGAGGCACTGCCGCCGCGGTGCTGGGCGGCCGACAGCCGGCGAGCCGTGCTGGGCACCCCACAGCGGAGCCGCACG GACCTGCTGCTCGTGGACACGGAGGCGGCCACTGTCACCAACCTGACGGCAG GGTCACCCGAagggtgctgggagctgctcaCCTTCCAGTGGGACCTGCTGGTGGCCACCTGCtcggccccgcaccgcccccccagcctggtgagcagagctgtggcacCACGCGGCACGGCACGGTATGACCAGGCATGGCACGGCATGACCAGGCACACCGTGGCATGGCACAGCAAG GTGGTGGCGGAGCTGCCACCGGCGGGCCGGGAGCTGCCCCTGCGCTGGGTGCCGGTGGAGGACACCCCGACAGTGCCCGGCGTCACCTGGAAGACCCTGACGGTCCGGCCGCCCTGCGGCGGGCAGAGCCCCACCGCGCACG GCGCCCAGACCTTCGAGGCCCTGCTGCTGAGCCCGCCGGGCAGCACGGCACCGCACCCGCTCGTCGTGTGTCCCCACG GTGGCCCCCACGCCGTCTTCGACGCCCGCTGGCGCCCAAGCATGGCCGTGCTGTGCCAGCTGGGCTTCGCCGTGCTCCTGG TGAACTACCGCGGCTCCCTGGGCTTCGGCCAGGCTACCATCAGCTCCCTGCTGTCCCGCGTGGGTGAGCAGGACGTGGCGGACACCCAG CTGGCGGTGGAGCAGGCGCTGCGCAGCGAGCCCCTGGACCCGCACCGCCTGGCCCTGCTGGCCGGCTCCCACGGAGCCTTCATCGCCCTCCACCTCCTCGCCCGCGAGCCCCAGCGCTACCAAGCCTGCGCCCTGCGCAGTCCCGTCTCCAACCTGCCCGCGCTGTTGGGCACCTCCGACATCCCCGACTG GCGCTACACCTCCTTGGGGCTGCCGTACTCCTTCGAGCGGGTGCCCCGTGCTGAGGAGGTGGCCACCATGCTGCTGCGCTCGCCCATCGCCCAGGCGGCCCGGGTAAGGCAGGGACAGGATGGGTGCAGGGCGCTGGGTGCAGGGGCCAGGCACCACCGCCGGCTGTGCCGCAGGTGCAGACGCCGGTGCTGCTGTGCGTGGGCGCCCGGGACCGGCGCGTCAGCCCCACGCAGGCGCTGGAGCTGTACCGGGTGCTGCGGGCCAGGGGGGTGCCAACGCG GCTGCTGTGGTACCCGGAGGGCGGCCACGCACTGGCTGGCACGGAGACGGAGGCCGATGTCTTTGGGAACTGCGCCCACTGGCTGCTCCGGCAcctggggcagccccggcagGACAAGCTGGGCCAGCACAGCCCTTAGCACCCGCGGTGGCCCTGTGGCTGTGCTGGCCCCGGGGTGA
- the LOC137674462 gene encoding acylamino-acid-releasing enzyme-like isoform X1, with translation MALRAERGAEAAGGPAARYRELSQFPAVTRAALGAATGGQTFLLYTECSRPDLPRRRPLRFSRHYSLRRAGGHGLAASRAALSAEIHHQLLSQDSPTGQHRAVLSRCPRQGHELLEVWSSGGRSHSVDLTALGKHREVYTEGPFACLAWSHSETRLLYVAEKSRPKPQPPCPWDVPAEARPAEEDEDEEGDQFVYHEDWGEALSTRSMPVLCALDLASSSLSVLEGVPEHLSPGQALWSPGDRGVVFVGWWHEPFRLGLSACSNRRSAIFHLDLASGRCELLSAEHGAACSPRLSPDGRRLLYLEGDLGGPHRQCLRLRMLTWQTRQTVTVLDTVQEPTEAFAGLYGEALPPRCWAADSRRAVLGTPQRSRTDLLLVDTEAATVTNLTAGSPEGCWELLTFQWDLLVATCSAPHRPPSLVSRAVAPRGTARYDQAWHGMTRHTVAWHSKGSMTRHSMARPGMAQDGTAQDGTTEHQSTGTTDTSGPITPWQGPAAQGQGCPGATRCLSPGGGGAATGGPGAAPALGAGGGHPDSARRHLEDPDGPAALRRAEPHRARRPDLRGPAAEPAGQHGTAPARRVSPRWPPRRLRRPLAPKHGRAVPAGLRRAPGTWRTPSWRWSRRCAASPWTRTAWPCWPAPTEPSSPSTSSPASPSATKPAPCAVPSPTCPRCWAPPTSPTGATPPWGCRTPSSGCPVLRRWPPCCCARPSPRRPGCRRRCCCAWAPGTGASAPRRRWSCTGCCGPGGCQRGCCGTRRAATHWLARRRRPMSLGTAPTGCSGTWGSPGRTSWASTALSTRGGPVAVLAPG, from the exons ATGGCCCTGAGAGCCGAGCGGGGCGCAGAG gcAGCCGGCGGCCCTGCCGCCCGGTACCGGGAGCTGAGCCAGTTCCCTGCCGTCACCCGTGCggccctgggtgctgccacAGGGGGACAGACCTTCCTGCTCTACACCG AGTGCAGCCGGCCCGacctgccccgccgccggcccctgCGCTTCAGCCGCCACTACAGCCTGCGGCGCGCGGGCGGCCACGGCCTCGCCGCCAGCCGGGCAGCGCTCAGCGCGGAGATCCACCACCA GCTGCTCAGCCAGGACTCGCCCACGGGGCAGCACCGCGCCGTGCTCAGCCGCTGCCCGCGGCAGGGCCACGAGCTGCTGGAG GTGTGGAGCAGCGGCGGGCGCAGCCACAGCGTGGACCTCACGGCGCTGGGGAAGCACCGGGAGGTCTACACGGAGG GGCCCTTCGCCTGCCTGGCCTGGTCCCACTCGGAGACGCGGCTGCTCTACGTGGCCGAGAAGAGCCGACCCAAACCAcagcccccctgcccctggGATGTGCCGGCAGAAGCCAGGCCAGCGGAGGAGGACGAGGATGAGGAG GGCGACCAGTTCGTGTACCATGAGGACTGGGGGGAGGCCCTGAGCACCCGCAGCATGCCCGTCCTCTGCGCCCTGGACCTGGCGAGCAGCAGCCTCTCGGTGCTGGAGGGCGTCCCGGAGCACCTCTCCCCGGGCCAG GCCCTGTGGTCGCCTGGTGACCGCGGCGTGGTGTTCGTGGGCTGGTGGCACGAGCCCTTCCGCCTGGGGCTGAGCGCCTGCTCCAACAGGAG GTCGGCGATTTTCCACTTGGACCTGGCCAGCGGGCGCTGTG agctgctgtcgGCTGAGCACGGTGCCGCCTGCTCCCCACGGCTGAGCCCCGACGGCCGCCGCCTGCTCTACCTGGAGGGGGACCTGGGGGGGCCCCACCGGCAGTGCCTGCGCCTGCGCATG CTCACCTGGCAGACCAGGCAGACGGTGACGGTGCTCGACACGGTGCAGGAGCCCACAGAGG CCTTCGCTGGGCTCTACGGGGAGGCACTGCCGCCGCGGTGCTGGGCGGCCGACAGCCGGCGAGCCGTGCTGGGCACCCCACAGCGGAGCCGCACG GACCTGCTGCTCGTGGACACGGAGGCGGCCACTGTCACCAACCTGACGGCAG GGTCACCCGAagggtgctgggagctgctcaCCTTCCAGTGGGACCTGCTGGTGGCCACCTGCtcggccccgcaccgcccccccagcctggtgagcagagctgtggcacCACGCGGCACGGCACGGTATGACCAGGCATGGCACGGCATGACCAGGCACACCGTGGCATGGCACAGCAAG GGCAGTATGACCAGGCACAGCATGGCACGTCCAGGCATGGCACAGGATGGCACGGCACAGGATGGCACCACCGAGCACCAGAGCACCGGGACCACGGACACATCGGGGCCGATTACCCCCTGGCAGGGGCCAGCTGCGCAGGGGCAGGGGTGCCCTGGTGCCACCCGCTGCCTGTCCCCAGGTGGTGGCGGAGCTGCCACCGGCGGGCCGGGAGCTGCCCCTGCGCTGGGTGCCGGTGGAGGACACCCCGACAGTGCCCGGCGTCACCTGGAAGACCCTGACGGTCCGGCCGCCCTGCGGCGGGCAGAGCCCCACCGCGCACG GCGCCCAGACCTTCGAGGCCCTGCTGCTGAGCCCGCCGGGCAGCACGGCACCGCACCCGCTCGTCGTGTGTCCCCACG GTGGCCCCCACGCCGTCTTCGACGCCCGCTGGCGCCCAAGCATGGCCGTGCTGTGCCAGCTGGGCTTCGCCGTGCTCCTGG GACGTGGCGGACACCCAG CTGGCGGTGGAGCAGGCGCTGCGCAGCGAGCCCCTGGACCCGCACCGCCTGGCCCTGCTGGCCGGCTCCCACGGAGCCTTCATCGCCCTCCACCTCCTCGCCCGCGAGCCCCAGCGCTACCAAGCCTGCGCCCTGCGCAGTCCCGTCTCCAACCTGCCCGCGCTGTTGGGCACCTCCGACATCCCCGACTG GCGCTACACCTCCTTGGGGCTGCCGTACTCCTTCGAGCGGGTGCCCCGTGCTGAGGAGGTGGCCACCATGCTGCTGCGCTCGCCCATCGCCCAGGCGGCCCGG GTGCAGACGCCGGTGCTGCTGTGCGTGGGCGCCCGGGACCGGCGCGTCAGCCCCACGCAGGCGCTGGAGCTGTACCGGGTGCTGCGGGCCAGGGGGGTGCCAACGCG GCTGCTGTGGTACCCGGAGGGCGGCCACGCACTGGCTGGCACGGAGACGGAGGCCGATGTCTTTGGGAACTGCGCCCACTGGCTGCTCCGGCAcctggggcagccccggcagGACAAGCTGGGCCAGCACAGCCCTTAGCACCCGCGGTGGCCCTGTGGCTGTGCTGGCCCCGGGGTGA
- the LOC137674462 gene encoding acylamino-acid-releasing enzyme-like isoform X5 codes for MALRAERGAEAAGGPAARYRELSQFPAVTRAALGAATGGQTFLLYTECSRPDLPRRRPLRFSRHYSLRRAGGHGLAASRAALSAEIHHQLLSQDSPTGQHRAVLSRCPRQGHELLEVWSSGGRSHSVDLTALGKHREVYTEGPFACLAWSHSETRLLYVAEKSRPKPQPPCPWDVPAEARPAEEDEDEEGDQFVYHEDWGEALSTRSMPVLCALDLASSSLSVLEGVPEHLSPGQALWSPGDRGVVFVGWWHEPFRLGLSACSNRRSAIFHLDLASGRCELLSAEHGAACSPRLSPDGRRLLYLEGDLGGPHRQCLRLRMLTWQTRQTVTVLDTVQEPTEAFAGLYGEALPPRCWAADSRRAVLGTPQRSRTDLLLVDTEAATVTNLTAGSPEGCWELLTFQWDLLVATCSAPHRPPSLVVAELPPAGRELPLRWVPVEDTPTVPGVTWKTLTVRPPCGGQSPTAHGAQTFEALLLSPPGSTAPHPLVVCPHGGPHAVFDARWRPSMAVLCQLGFAVLLVNYRGSLGFGQATISSLLSRVGEQDVADTQLAVEQALRSEPLDPHRLALLAGSHGAFIALHLLAREPQRYQACALRSPVSNLPALLGTSDIPDWRYTSLGLPYSFERVPRAEEVATMLLRSPIAQAARVQTPVLLCVGARDRRVSPTQALELYRVLRARGVPTRLLWYPEGGHALAGTETEADVFGNCAHWLLRHLGQPRQDKLGQHSP; via the exons ATGGCCCTGAGAGCCGAGCGGGGCGCAGAG gcAGCCGGCGGCCCTGCCGCCCGGTACCGGGAGCTGAGCCAGTTCCCTGCCGTCACCCGTGCggccctgggtgctgccacAGGGGGACAGACCTTCCTGCTCTACACCG AGTGCAGCCGGCCCGacctgccccgccgccggcccctgCGCTTCAGCCGCCACTACAGCCTGCGGCGCGCGGGCGGCCACGGCCTCGCCGCCAGCCGGGCAGCGCTCAGCGCGGAGATCCACCACCA GCTGCTCAGCCAGGACTCGCCCACGGGGCAGCACCGCGCCGTGCTCAGCCGCTGCCCGCGGCAGGGCCACGAGCTGCTGGAG GTGTGGAGCAGCGGCGGGCGCAGCCACAGCGTGGACCTCACGGCGCTGGGGAAGCACCGGGAGGTCTACACGGAGG GGCCCTTCGCCTGCCTGGCCTGGTCCCACTCGGAGACGCGGCTGCTCTACGTGGCCGAGAAGAGCCGACCCAAACCAcagcccccctgcccctggGATGTGCCGGCAGAAGCCAGGCCAGCGGAGGAGGACGAGGATGAGGAG GGCGACCAGTTCGTGTACCATGAGGACTGGGGGGAGGCCCTGAGCACCCGCAGCATGCCCGTCCTCTGCGCCCTGGACCTGGCGAGCAGCAGCCTCTCGGTGCTGGAGGGCGTCCCGGAGCACCTCTCCCCGGGCCAG GCCCTGTGGTCGCCTGGTGACCGCGGCGTGGTGTTCGTGGGCTGGTGGCACGAGCCCTTCCGCCTGGGGCTGAGCGCCTGCTCCAACAGGAG GTCGGCGATTTTCCACTTGGACCTGGCCAGCGGGCGCTGTG agctgctgtcgGCTGAGCACGGTGCCGCCTGCTCCCCACGGCTGAGCCCCGACGGCCGCCGCCTGCTCTACCTGGAGGGGGACCTGGGGGGGCCCCACCGGCAGTGCCTGCGCCTGCGCATG CTCACCTGGCAGACCAGGCAGACGGTGACGGTGCTCGACACGGTGCAGGAGCCCACAGAGG CCTTCGCTGGGCTCTACGGGGAGGCACTGCCGCCGCGGTGCTGGGCGGCCGACAGCCGGCGAGCCGTGCTGGGCACCCCACAGCGGAGCCGCACG GACCTGCTGCTCGTGGACACGGAGGCGGCCACTGTCACCAACCTGACGGCAG GGTCACCCGAagggtgctgggagctgctcaCCTTCCAGTGGGACCTGCTGGTGGCCACCTGCtcggccccgcaccgcccccccagcctg GTGGTGGCGGAGCTGCCACCGGCGGGCCGGGAGCTGCCCCTGCGCTGGGTGCCGGTGGAGGACACCCCGACAGTGCCCGGCGTCACCTGGAAGACCCTGACGGTCCGGCCGCCCTGCGGCGGGCAGAGCCCCACCGCGCACG GCGCCCAGACCTTCGAGGCCCTGCTGCTGAGCCCGCCGGGCAGCACGGCACCGCACCCGCTCGTCGTGTGTCCCCACG GTGGCCCCCACGCCGTCTTCGACGCCCGCTGGCGCCCAAGCATGGCCGTGCTGTGCCAGCTGGGCTTCGCCGTGCTCCTGG TGAACTACCGCGGCTCCCTGGGCTTCGGCCAGGCTACCATCAGCTCCCTGCTGTCCCGCGTGGGTGAGCAGGACGTGGCGGACACCCAG CTGGCGGTGGAGCAGGCGCTGCGCAGCGAGCCCCTGGACCCGCACCGCCTGGCCCTGCTGGCCGGCTCCCACGGAGCCTTCATCGCCCTCCACCTCCTCGCCCGCGAGCCCCAGCGCTACCAAGCCTGCGCCCTGCGCAGTCCCGTCTCCAACCTGCCCGCGCTGTTGGGCACCTCCGACATCCCCGACTG GCGCTACACCTCCTTGGGGCTGCCGTACTCCTTCGAGCGGGTGCCCCGTGCTGAGGAGGTGGCCACCATGCTGCTGCGCTCGCCCATCGCCCAGGCGGCCCGG GTGCAGACGCCGGTGCTGCTGTGCGTGGGCGCCCGGGACCGGCGCGTCAGCCCCACGCAGGCGCTGGAGCTGTACCGGGTGCTGCGGGCCAGGGGGGTGCCAACGCG GCTGCTGTGGTACCCGGAGGGCGGCCACGCACTGGCTGGCACGGAGACGGAGGCCGATGTCTTTGGGAACTGCGCCCACTGGCTGCTCCGGCAcctggggcagccccggcagGACAAGCTGGGCCAGCACAGCCCTTAG